The following proteins are encoded in a genomic region of Channa argus isolate prfri chromosome 3, Channa argus male v1.0, whole genome shotgun sequence:
- the hand2 gene encoding heart- and neural crest derivatives-expressed protein 2 has protein sequence MSLVSGFPHHPVMHHHDSHHFSLHATAAGRCHEDTGAPPYFTSWLISHADMSPTDYSLAHGYSPEYHGSGGGGTTGGLDHHHHHHYGPSSLVTGASTISVNGATVAVGIHHHTHPRTVKRRPTANRKERRRTQSINSAFAELRECIPNVPADTKLSKIKTLRLATSYISYLMDILDKDGEHGDTQAFKAELKKTEAREERRKREAVDIPKTTSSSSSTSSTSTAGDKKSKGRTGWPQHVWALELKQ, from the exons ATGAGTCTCGTCTCGGGCTTCCCTCACCACCCGGTCATGCACCACCACGACAGCCACCACTTTTCCTTGCATGCTACGGCGGCTGGTCGGTGTCACGAGGACACTGGGGCTCCTCCTTACTTTACGAGTTGGCTGATAAGCCACGCGGATATGTCTCCCACTGACTATAGCCTCGCGCACGGCTACAGCCCGGAATATCACGGCAGTGGCGGCGGCGGGACTACCGGCGGTCTAgatcatcaccatcaccatcactaTGGACCCAGCAGCTTGGTTACGGGGGCCAGCACCATCTCGGTGAACGGAGCTACTGTCGCTGTCGGTattcaccatcacacacatcCTCGGACCGTGAAGCGGAGACCCACGGCCAACCGTAAGGAGAGGAGACGAACCCAGAGCATCAACTCGGCTTTTGCAGAACTGAGGGAGTGTATACCCAATGTCCCGGCCGACACAAAGCTATCTAAGATCAAGACGTTGCGGCTGGCCACCAGCTACATCTCCTACCTGATGGACATCCTGGACAAGGACGGAGAGCATGGCGACACACAGGCTTTTAAGGCCGAGCTGAAAAAGACTGAGGCTCGGGAGGAGCGAAGGAAGAGAGAGGCG GTGGATATCCCTAAAACaacttcttcatcttcctcaacGTCGTCCACCTCAACAGCCGGAGATAAGAAAAGTAAAGGACGAACAGGGTGGCCTCAACATGTCTGGGCTCTGGAACTTAAACAGTAG